The sequence GCATGAATCACCGTTGTCATAGGAAATGACCGAAAGGTGGCGGGGGTCGATGGCACAAGCTATTGCCCGTGGTAAGCTGCCTTATCTTCTACAGAGATCTGTTAACTGTGAACTTACTCACTATGAGTACTGAAATTCTATTTGTTTTCCTGTTTTCTTTGGCTTTTCTCTTTGTTGCCCGCAAGGCGGCAAAACGTATTGGTCTGGTAGATAAACCCAATTATCGCAAACGCCATCAGGGGCTGATTCCACTGGTCGGCGGTATTTCCGTTTATGCCGGATTGTGCTTCGCGTTTTGGATTTCCGAACAACCTATCGCGCACGCCAAGCTTTATCTGACCTGCGCCGGCATTCTGGTGTTTGTGGGCGCGCTCGACGATCGTTTCGACATCAGCGTTAAAATCCGCGCCCTGGTGCAGGCGTTGGTCGGCATCGCCATGATGGTGTTCGCCGGTCTGTATCTGCGCAGCTTCGGCCATGTACTGGGCGACTGGGAGATGTTGCTGGGGCCGTTCGGCTATCTGGTGACGCTGTTTGCGGTATGGGCGGCGATCAACGCCTTCAACATGGTCGACGGCATTGATGGCCTGCTGGGTGGGCTGTCGTGCGTCTCCTTCGGCGCGCTGGGTCTGTTGCTGTACCTGAGCGGCCACCATGAGATGGCGTTCTGGTGCTTTGCGATGATCGCCACCATCGTTCCCTATATTTTGCTCAACCTCGGCATTCTCGGCCGCCGTTATAAGGTGTTCATGGGGGACGCCGGCAGTACCCTGATCGGCTTTACCGCCATTTGGCTGCTGCTGCAAAGCTCGCAGGGCAAGGCACACTCGATTAATCCGGTGACCGCACTGTGGATCATCGCTATTCCGCTGATGGACATGATAGCAATCATGTATCGTCGTTTACGCAAGGGGATGAGCCCCTTCTCTCCCGATCGTCAACATATTCACCACCTGATCATGCGAGCCGGCTTTACGCCGCGGCAGGCTTTTGTGTTGATTACCCTGGCGGCCGCATTGCTGGCGGCGGTTGGCGTGATCGGCGAACGCCTGACTTTTATCCCAGAGTGGGTTATGTTGGCATTATTCTTGCTTGCTTTCTTCCTGTACGGTTACTGCATCAAGCGCGCCTGGCGGGTTGCGCGGTACATTAAGCGTATCAAGCGTCGCCTGCGGCGTTCGAGCGATAACAAGCAAGTATCTTAACCAGAGGCTTTTTGGCTGTGATGAATCCAGAAACAACGTCTGACAAGCATACCCCGGCGGTGGATAACGAACTCGATATCCGCGGCCTGTGCTGCACCCTGTGGCGCGGCAAACCGTGGATTATCGGCATTGCGGTGCTGTTCGCGGCGGTCGCGCTGATCGTCTCTTATCTGGTAAAGCAAGAATGGAGCGCGACCGCAATCACCGACAAACCCACGGTAAATGCGCTGGGCGGTTACTACTCCCAGCAGCAGTTCCTGCGCAATCTGGATGTGCGCACGCTGCCGGCGACGGCCGGCGATCAGCCGAGCATCGCGGACGAAGCCTACAATGAGTTCATCATGCAGCTGGCGGCTTACGATACGCGTCGCGATTTCTGGCTGCAGAGCGATTACTACAAGCAACGTCAGGAAGGGGATGCCCGCGCGGATGCGGCGCTGCTCGACGAGCTGATCAACAACATCCTGTTCACGCCGCGCGACGACAAGAAAGTGCCGAACGACGGCGTGAAGCTGACGGCGGAAACTGCCGCGGACGCCAACCGCCTGCTGCGTCAATACGTGGCCTTCGCCAGCCACCGCGCTGCCCTGCACCTGAACGAAGAGATCCAGGGGGCGTGGGCCGCTCGCACTACCTCAATGAAGGCGCAGGTCAAGCGGCAGGAAGCGGTGGCGGAGTCGGTTTACAAGCGCGAGCTGAACACCACGCAGCAGGCGCTGAAAATCGCCGAAAGCCAGGGGATCAGCCGCGCGCAGACCGACACTCCGGCCGAGCAACTGCCGGATTCGGATCTGTTCCTGCTGGGCCGGCCTATGCTGCAGGCGCGTCTGGAAGGCCTGCAGGCCTCCGGCCCTACCTATGACCTGGATTACGATCAGAACCGCGCGATGCTGGCGACGCTGAACGTTGGCCCGACGTTGGATGAGAAGTTCCAGACCTATCGTTATTTGCGCACGCCGGAAGAGCCGGTAAAACGCGACAGCCCACGCCGGGTCTTCTGGCTGATTCTGTGGGGCGCGATGGGCGCTTTGGTTGGCGCGGGCGTTGCCTTGGCGCGTCGGCCGCGTAGTTAAAAATAATATAATAATCTGATGCAGGGCGCGTGAGCGCCCGATTCGCAGGCGGGGCCTGCGATTAACCGACCAAAAGAGATTCGCTGTGAAAGTGTTGACTGTTTTCGGCACCAGACCTGAAGCCATCAAAATGGCACCGCTGGTACATGCACTGGCCCAGGATGAGGCTTTTGATGCAAGAGTCTGCGTAACGGCACAGCATCGTGAGATGTTGGATCAGGTATTGCGGTTGTTTGAGATCACGCCGAATTACGACCTGAACATCATGAAACCCGGCCAGGGGCTAACGGAAATCACCTGCCGCATCCTGGAAGGGCTGAAAGGGGTGCTGGAAGACTTCAAACCGGACGTGGTGCTGGTGCACGGCGATACCACCACTACGCTGGCGACCAGCCTGGCGGCGTTCTATCAACGCATCCCCGTCGGGCATGTCGAGGCCGGGCTGCGTACCGGCAATCTGTATTCTCCCTGGCCGGAAGAGGCCAACCGCAAACTGACCGGCCACCTGGCGATGTACCATTTCGCGCCAACCGAGAACTCGCGCCAAAATCTGTTGCGCGAACTGCTGCCGGACAACCGTATTTTCGTGACCGGCAATACGGTGATCGACGCTCTGTTCTGGGTGCGTGACCGCGTGATGAGCGATGCCGCGCTGCGGGCTGGCCTGGCACAGCGTTATCCGTTCCTCGACGCCGACAAGAAACTGATCCTGGTCACCGGTCATCGCCGCGAAAGCTTTGGCGGCGGTTTTGAGCGAATTTGCAGCGCGCTGGCGGAGATCGCCCGCAATCACCCGGAAGTACAGGTGGTGTATCCGGTGCATCTCAATCCGAACGTCAGTGAGCCGGTGAATCGCATTTTGAAAGGCATCGACAACGTCATGCTGATCGAGCCGCAGGATTATCTGCCGTTTGTCTATTTGATGACCCAGGCTTACATGATCCTGACCGATTCCGGTGGCATTCAGGAAGAGGCGCCATCGTTAGGTAAACCGGTGCTGGTGATGCGCGACACCACCGAACGCCCGGAAGCGATAGATGCGGGCACGGTGCGTCTGGTCGGCACCGATGTGACCAAAATTGTTGAAGCGGTGACCCGGCTGTTGACGGACGAAAGCGAATATCACGCGATGAGTCGGGCGCATAACCCATACGGTGACGGACATGCCTGTCAGCGTATCCTCGAAGCTTTAAAGAATCATCAGGTGACACTATGAGTTTTGACACTATTTCGGTTATCGGCCTGGGTTATATCGGCTTGCCAACGGCGGCGGCGTTCGCTTCCCGCAAGAAAAAAGTGGTGGGTGTAGATGTTAACCAACATGCGGTAGATACCATTAACCGCGGCGCGATCCACATCGTCGAACCGGATCTGGACAAAGTGGTCAAGGACGCCGTCGACGGCGGTTTCCTGCGGGCGGTGACCAAACCGCTGGCGGCCGATGCGTTCCTGATCGCGGTGCCTACGCCGTTCAAGGGCGATCACGAGCCGGATCTGGCCTATGTCGAAGCGGCGGCGAAATCGCTGGCGCCGGTGCTGAAAAAAGGCGATCTGGTGATCCTGGAGTCCACCTCGCCGGTGGGGGCCACCGAACAAATGGCGGACTGGCTGGCGCAGGCGCGCAGCGATCTCAGCTTCCCGCAGCAAGCGGGCGAAGCGGCGGACGTGAATATCGCCTACTGCCCGGAGCGCGTGTTGCCGGGGCAGGTGATGGTGGAGCTGATTCAAAACGACCGCGTGATCGGCGGCATGACGCCGAAGTGCTCGGAACGTGCCAGCGCGCTGTACAAGATTTTCCTCGAGGGCGAATGTGTGATCACCAACTCGCGCACCGCCGAGATGTGCAAGCTGACGGAAAACAGCTTCCGCGACGTAAATATCGCCTTTGCCAACGAACTGTCGTTGATCTGCGCTGAGCAGGGGATCAACGTCTGGGAACTGATCCGCCTGGCGAACCGCCATCCGCGGGTGAATATTCTGCAGCCGGGGCCGGGCGTCGGTGGTCACTGCATTGCCGTCGATCCGTGGTTTATCGTGGCGCAGAATCCGCAGCAGGCACGCCTGATCCACACCGCACGCCTGGTGAACGACGGCAAACCGCTGTGGGTGGTCGACCGGGTGAAAGCGGCGGTGGCCGATTGTCTGGCCGCCACCGACAAGCGCGCGTCCGAGGTCAAAATTGCCTGCTTCGGCCTGGCCTTCAAACCGAATATCGATGATTTGCGTGAAAGCCCGGCGGTAGAAGTGGTACATCTGATCGCCGAATGGCACGTCGGCGAAACGCTGGCGGTGGAACCGAACGTCGAACAGTTGCCGAAGTCGTTGGCCGGCCATGTGACGTTGACGCCAATCGCGGAAGCGTTGCAGCAGGCCGATGTGATCGTGATGTTGGTCGATCACCAGCAGTTCAAGGCCATCCGGCCGGAAGAGATCAAGCAAAGCTGGGTGGTGGATACTAAGGGAGTCTGGCGTTGAAACGTATTTTAGTTACCGGTGGTGCCGGTTTCATTGGCTCCGCGGTTGTGCGGCACAT comes from Serratia sarumanii and encodes:
- the wecC gene encoding UDP-N-acetyl-D-mannosamine dehydrogenase, with amino-acid sequence MSFDTISVIGLGYIGLPTAAAFASRKKKVVGVDVNQHAVDTINRGAIHIVEPDLDKVVKDAVDGGFLRAVTKPLAADAFLIAVPTPFKGDHEPDLAYVEAAAKSLAPVLKKGDLVILESTSPVGATEQMADWLAQARSDLSFPQQAGEAADVNIAYCPERVLPGQVMVELIQNDRVIGGMTPKCSERASALYKIFLEGECVITNSRTAEMCKLTENSFRDVNIAFANELSLICAEQGINVWELIRLANRHPRVNILQPGPGVGGHCIAVDPWFIVAQNPQQARLIHTARLVNDGKPLWVVDRVKAAVADCLAATDKRASEVKIACFGLAFKPNIDDLRESPAVEVVHLIAEWHVGETLAVEPNVEQLPKSLAGHVTLTPIAEALQQADVIVMLVDHQQFKAIRPEEIKQSWVVDTKGVWR
- the wzzE gene encoding ECA polysaccharide chain length modulation protein; this translates as MNPETTSDKHTPAVDNELDIRGLCCTLWRGKPWIIGIAVLFAAVALIVSYLVKQEWSATAITDKPTVNALGGYYSQQQFLRNLDVRTLPATAGDQPSIADEAYNEFIMQLAAYDTRRDFWLQSDYYKQRQEGDARADAALLDELINNILFTPRDDKKVPNDGVKLTAETAADANRLLRQYVAFASHRAALHLNEEIQGAWAARTTSMKAQVKRQEAVAESVYKRELNTTQQALKIAESQGISRAQTDTPAEQLPDSDLFLLGRPMLQARLEGLQASGPTYDLDYDQNRAMLATLNVGPTLDEKFQTYRYLRTPEEPVKRDSPRRVFWLILWGAMGALVGAGVALARRPRS
- the wecA gene encoding UDP-N-acetylglucosamine--undecaprenyl-phosphate N-acetylglucosaminephosphotransferase, with translation MNLLTMSTEILFVFLFSLAFLFVARKAAKRIGLVDKPNYRKRHQGLIPLVGGISVYAGLCFAFWISEQPIAHAKLYLTCAGILVFVGALDDRFDISVKIRALVQALVGIAMMVFAGLYLRSFGHVLGDWEMLLGPFGYLVTLFAVWAAINAFNMVDGIDGLLGGLSCVSFGALGLLLYLSGHHEMAFWCFAMIATIVPYILLNLGILGRRYKVFMGDAGSTLIGFTAIWLLLQSSQGKAHSINPVTALWIIAIPLMDMIAIMYRRLRKGMSPFSPDRQHIHHLIMRAGFTPRQAFVLITLAAALLAAVGVIGERLTFIPEWVMLALFLLAFFLYGYCIKRAWRVARYIKRIKRRLRRSSDNKQVS
- the wecB gene encoding non-hydrolyzing UDP-N-acetylglucosamine 2-epimerase yields the protein MKVLTVFGTRPEAIKMAPLVHALAQDEAFDARVCVTAQHREMLDQVLRLFEITPNYDLNIMKPGQGLTEITCRILEGLKGVLEDFKPDVVLVHGDTTTTLATSLAAFYQRIPVGHVEAGLRTGNLYSPWPEEANRKLTGHLAMYHFAPTENSRQNLLRELLPDNRIFVTGNTVIDALFWVRDRVMSDAALRAGLAQRYPFLDADKKLILVTGHRRESFGGGFERICSALAEIARNHPEVQVVYPVHLNPNVSEPVNRILKGIDNVMLIEPQDYLPFVYLMTQAYMILTDSGGIQEEAPSLGKPVLVMRDTTERPEAIDAGTVRLVGTDVTKIVEAVTRLLTDESEYHAMSRAHNPYGDGHACQRILEALKNHQVTL